The stretch of DNA ACTCCTGGATCCACTGCGCCTGCGCCGAGCTGGCGTCCAGGTCCTCGATGACCGAGGGGACGATCACGTTGACGATCGTGGTGTCCACGACGATCAGGGCGACGCCGAGGGCGATGGCGATGAGACCGAGCCAGCGGCGGGCTGTGGGCGCGGCGGGGGACGGGTCGGGCGTCGGGCCGGGCGATGGGCCGGGCGTCGGGCCGGGGGACGGGCCGGGGGACGGGTCACGCATCTCGATCGATACCTCCATGGTGAAGTAATTCCACGGTGAAGGTAATGTGGGGCCGGTAAGTTGTCAAAGCACGAGTGCGGGACAGGCAGGCAGAGGGACCAGAGAGGGCGGGCGGCGCGGTGGCGACGAAGGAACCGACACCCGGCGAGGTGACGGCGCAGCGCGAGCGCCTGATGGAGGGACTCAGGGGCTACGGCGAGCGCTACAACGAGCTCAGCCGCCGCTTCGCCGTCTGGCTCGGCCTGCACTCCACGGACGCCGACGCCCTCCTGGAGATCGTCATCGCCGAGGACCGCGGCACCCCGCTCTCCCCGGCCCGCCTCAGCGAGCGCATCCTGCTCTCCTCGGGGGCCACCACCGCGCTCCTGAACCGCCTCGAAGCCGCGGGCCACATCGTCCGCACCCGGGAGCACACCGACCGCCGCGTCGTCACGCTGCACAGCCGCCCGGGCATCCGGGACCGCGCCGACGAGTTCTTCACGCCGCTCGCGAAGCGCATGGACGCGACGATGGCCCAGTACCCGCCCGAACTCCTGGAGCGATTCGAGACGTTGCTCGCGGACCTGCGGACGACGATCGACGTGGACCTCGCGGAGCGGGACGGTCGAGCCGGGCCGACCTGACCGGCGACCGTGGCACCTGCCGCATCTGCGGCAACCAATGACCCCCCTGGTGGCGACTGCCCTGCGCAACGCACACCAACCATCACCAGGGCGGATGAGGCACATGGAAGCGAACCAGCACGAGCGCGCGGCCCAGCACCGCAGGCGCCGGCTGAGCCTGAGACTCGGCATCCCGGTCGCCGTGGCGGCCGCGGCGGGGCTGACGTACGGCACGGCCTTCGGGGTCTTCGGCGAGGACGCACAGCCGAGGGCATCGGCGGCATCCGGCCCCACCGCCTGGGCGCCCGACGTCGCCGACGCCGCCGACGCCGCCGACGGCTTCGCATCGGTCAACGCCCTGGGCCAGAACGGGACTTACGGCGGGCGCGACGGAAAGACGGTCACCGTCAAGACGCTGGCGGACCTGGAGAAGTACGCGACGGCCTCCGATCCGTACGTCATCGTGGTCGCGGCGGCGATCACGATGGACCCCAAGGGCAAGGAGATCAAGGTCGCGTCGGACAAGACGATCGTGGGTGCGGGCACCGCGGGCCACATCGTCGGGGGCGGCTTCTTCCTGGGCCAGGGCGTGCACAACGTCATCATCCGGAACCTCACGATCCGGGACTCGTACGCGGGCACGTGGAACGACAAGGAGCACGACTTCGACGCCATCCAGATGGACGGCGCGCACCACGTCTGGATCGACCACAACGATCTGCGGCACATGGCGGACGGCCTGATAGACAGCCGCAAGGACACGACCTACCTGACGGTGTCCTGGAACAAACTGAGCAACAACAACAAGACATTCGGCATCGGCTGGACCGAGAACACGACGGCCGACATCACGATCCACCACAACTGGTTCCGCGAGACCGAGCAGCGCAACCCGTCCACCGACAACGTGGCCCACGCGCACCTCTACAACAACTACCTCCAGGACGTCGCGGGCACGGACATCACCTCGTCGTACGGGAACTACTCGCGCGGCAGGACGAAGATGGTCCTGGAGAACAGCTACTTCGAGGGCATGAACAACCCGGTGACGAAGGACAGTTCAGCCGCCGTCGTGCAGCGAGGCAACGTCTTCGTCGGCACCAGCGGCCGCAACGAGAGCGGAGGAACAGCCTTCGACCCGAAGAGCTTCTACGCCTACACGCCCGACAAGGCGGCGGACGTCCCGGCGAAGGTGAAGGCGGGTGCGGGCCCGCGCACGGCGGTCGGAACCGCCGCCAGGACGGCGTCCACTCTCACCGTGGCGAAGGACGGCAGCGGCCAGTACAAGACGGTCCAGGCGGCGGTAAACGCGGTCCCGACGAACAACACCTCACGGGTGGTGGTGTCCATCGCACCGGGCACGTACCGGGAGACGGTGAAGATCCCGGCCAACAAGCCGCACGTCACGCTCCAGGGCACGGGCGGCAGCCGCAAGGACACGGTGATCGTGTACGACAACGCGGCGGGCACCCCCAAGCCGGACGGCTCGGGCACCTACGGCACCTCGGGCAGCGCGACGGTGGCCGCGGAGGCGGACGACTTCCAGGCCCGCAACCTGACGATCGCCAACGACTTCGACGAAAAGGCGAACCAGAACCTGGCAGGACACCAGGCGGTGGCCCTGCGCACAGCGGCCGACAAGGCGTTCCTGGACAACATGATCATCACGGGCGACCAGGACACCCTCCTCCTGGACACGGCGGCCAAGAACAAACTGGGCCGGGCCTACGTCCGCAACTCCTACATCGTGGGCAACACGGACTTCATCTTCGGCCGGGCGACAGCGGTGGTGGACCGCTCGGTAATCACCCTGAAGAAGCGCTGGGACGGCACGTCACAGGGCTACATAACCGCTCCGAGCACGCCCCCGGACCGCAAGGGCTTCTTGATCACGAACACCACGGTGACCGGCGACGTGTCCGCCCGCAGCTTCCACCTGGGCCGCAACTGGCACGCGGGCGGCGACGCGACCCTGTCCCCCCAGACGACGTTCCGCGACTCCACCCTCAGCGCGGCCGTCAAAACCACCCCATGGTCGGACATGGGCGGCTTCCCCTGGAAGAACGACCGCTTCGCCGAGTACAGGAACACAGGCGCGGGCTCCGGCCCGGCAAGCGAAGACCGCCCCCACCTGACGGCCACGCAGGCCGCGGGCCAGGAGACCGGCGACTGGCTGGGCACCTGGACCCCAACGCCCTGAGACGTACCAGCCACCACCGCCCCACCCCCAATCCGCTACCCTGTCTGGAACCGCCATCCGTGGCGGCACCAGTACGCCTTCGTAGCTCAGGGGATAGAGCACCGCTCTCCTAAAGCGGGTGTCGCAGGTTCGAATCCTGCCGGGGGCACGGAAAGCATCCGTACGGTCTGTACGGGATGCGCTGCTCGGGCAAGGGCCCGCGACCTGCTTGGTCGCGGGCCCTTGTGCGTGCCTGGGTGCTGCGGCGCTGGTGATCGTCTCCGCCGCGTGGCTGATCTCCGGGAGCCGGTCGGCGGGCAGCTTGATGCTGTGCGTGACGTAGTCGCTGTTGGCGTGGAGCCGGGCGGTGAGCGGGGAGCCGAAGACTGCCCCTGCGGCCGTGCTGGTGCCGGCCCCAGCAGGGACTCCCGGCAATCGCCGAGATCACCAGCCCGCAGCCCTCATCTCGCTGTACGACCCACTCCACAAGCGCCAGGGCCAGGGCCGCCCAAAGCATGGAACGGATGCGGCACCCCAGGACTGATCACTACGAGGGCTCTTTACTTCAAGTGTCGGAACATTTCGCAGCCCCACCCGCGTCCTCAGGCAATAATCGAGGCATGGCCTCACCGCCCGACCTCTCCGAGCTCCGCCGAGCCAAGTTCGCCCGGCGGCTGCCTGCCGAGCTCGCGACACTCGCCGGTCCTGCCCACGGGATCGTGAGCCTGCCGCTGCACCTGGCCTGGTCGGGGCTGACCGAGTTCGACCTCGACCAGCCTCGCCTACGCATGAGCTGCTACCGCATCGTCCTGGCCGAAGGTCTCCACGACGACCTGGTCGAGCGCCTCAACCGGGACCTGCTCGTCAGTCTGTGGCCCACCCTGCGCACACTGATCAGCCGGGACCTGCGCGACGTCTGGGAATCCGCCTTCCCCGAGCTGGCCCCGCGCACCCAGGCCGTTGCGTGAACCTGACCGCACTGCACCGCCGCCTGCTCACCGACGTACTCGCCGTGGGCTCCCCCTACCCCCTCGCCCTCACCGGCGGCTACGCCGTCCAGGCCCACGGCCTGGTAGACCGCCTCAGCCAGGACGTCGACGTCGCCACCGAGAACCCTGAGTCCATGGAGAAGATCGCCGCCACGGTCCAGTCCGGGTTGGAAGAACGAGGTTGGCGGGTGCGGGCGTTGGAGACAGATCCCCTCTCCGCGCGACTCATCGTCAGCGACCCGAACAGCGGCGAAGAGTGCGAGGTCGACGTCCTCAAGGAAGCCCTCTGGCGTCCACCCGTGCAGACCGAGTACGGGCTCGTCCTCTCCCTCGAAGACGTGGTCGGCACCAAAGTCCGAGCGCTGTCCGACCGTGGCCTGGCCCGCGACCTCATCGACGTCCGCGCTGCGGCAGACCGCTGGAGCCACCCCGAACTCGAAGAACTCGGCCGGCGCCATGCCCGCGACACCTTCGATGTCACCGACCTCCAAGCCCGCCTCGCTGGAGCGGACTGGATCGACGACACCGAGTTCGCTGCCTACGGTCTCGACGAACAGGCGATCGCCGGACTACGCCGATGGGCCCAAGAGTGGGCCGACGACATCGCCGAGCGACTCCTGGAACTGGAAGCCCCGCATGACGAGTGAGTGACTCGAATCAGTCGAATGAGACGACGCCGTCACTGGATACCTACGTCGCTGGGAGCACCAACCACTGGCCCTCACCACCCCGTACAGATCCAGTCCGAACCCCGCCAGGGACACAAGCGAAAAGGCCCGGATCGATCTTGGTCCGGGGCCTTTGACATCTACTCCTGACATCAACGCGGGCGGTCACTGACGACCGGGCCGCCGCTTCCTCATCAACCGGTCCATGTGGCTCATGGCCTCGGCTGCATGTCCTGGACGACGTGCGTATAGACGCCCATAGTGATGCTGATCTGGGTGCCCGAGGATCTCCCTCACGACGCGGCACGGGACTCCGGCCGCGGTGAGGCGGTGGGGGTGTCGACGGGGATCCGACGCACAGCAGATCACTCCTCCAGAGGCACTGGACTCTGTCACTCATGCATAGGAGCACCTCTGACGATCCAGGCGGGGGTTCGTTGACGGCGTACGGCGTGGCCCAACGCAAGGAGAAAGAAGCCAAGGCGAAGAAGCGCAAGATACGCAAGAAGCGCTAGCCCAGGCTGACATCCACAGGTGACATCAACGATGCGACTACGCCACCGCAGGGAGCCGCGGCCGAACCGAGCACGGATCGAACTCCTAAAGCGGGTGTCGCAGGTTCGAATCCTGCCGGGGGCACCATGCCTAACCAGGCGCGGAACGGTGAGAAGCCCCCTCGGAGTCGCTCCGAGGGGGCTTCCTTCATGGCGATAAGCTTTCGGCTAGCGCGCAATCGCATTCACCTGAGAGTAGCGTCTTAGATGAAGGTTCCGCTGGGCCGCTATGTCGGCCCGTTTGGCAGCAAGCGGCTGTACTGAACCTGGGATGCTTCTCATGGCACCGACACTCGCCGAGTTCGGACACGCATCGATGCGCGTTCAGGGGAAGAACGCATTGGGCCTGCGTCCGTTGCTTGTCCTTCTTCTGGAATGGGATGACAACGCGGAGGGTGGATTTCCGCGCATTTCATCGGTGCATCCATTCACGTACTACGACAAGTTGGCGTTCGGGAACCCCGCCCTTCCCTTCACGACCGATAACCCCGTCAACCCGGCCAGCCTCACCGAATATGCGCAAGAATGCTCAATCGGCAGATTCTCGTTCACTCGGGCAGAAGTGGCCGGCCCCTTCCCCATGGGCGTGTTCGGAAATCTCGATGATGCAACGCATATACAGAAGGTTGCACAGAAGATCATCGACTCCTCGCGGCTTATATTCCTTGGAGTTGATGGCGCTGCGCTTGACCTGATGGTCAGTCACGAGGAGCTGGTGGTCCTTGTCGTTGAAAACCACAGGTATCGCTTCCCGGCGAATCGGCCAAATGACCCCGTGTATACAACTATTGACCTCCCCTTCCCTTTCTCTGACGTGACAGCGACGCTCGAGGTGCACATTGCGTTCAGTGGCCCCTTTACGCCGTTCTATCAGATAGCGCATGAGGTGTTTCATTCGATCGGAACCATCGACATGTACAACCCGGGCAGCATGAACTACCTCCTCACTTTGATGGGCGCCTACCCTTTCTATGCGAATGATCAGGAAATCGTCCACCTCGACGCCTGGCACAAACTTCAACTGGGATGGTGCGAGCCACAGTGTGTTGAACTGACGCCAAATGGCAATGCGGAGGTCACTGAGATATCCGCGGAAAAGCCGGACGGTGCCGTCATTCTTTGGCATCCGAGTCGAGGCCCCTCGGAGTACTTCCTCCTCGAACGCCGGAGGTCCGATGGGCCCCGCAAGTACGATCGCGCCTTCCCCGGCGACGGCCTGCTCATATGGCACATCGACCCCGCGCGCCCTCCCATGCACCGCGGCGCGCCGAACCTCGACTTGGGGTCCAATGGCGTGTGGCAGCCGGGGGCGCACACGCCGCCCCTCACCTGGACCGACGGCACCGTTGCAGTCAGTCGCCTCGCCGTCAAAGCTGGTCCTGACGCCCGCACCGTCCGCGTCACTTGGTAGATCGGCGTGACGACGGTGACGTGAGATGTGCCATGCGGCTTCCGGCTTCAACGATGCCCGGTAGCAGCGAATCCCCTTGGATATAGACCCGTGGGGACCTGTCGGCTGCAAGGACAGCATGGCGGTGCGCCTGCGGCAAGGTTTCTTTTCCCTACGAATACACGTAGTAGCGATCTTTCATTGCCTGCGCACGCGGACTTTCTGAGAATGGCGGGGCCATGGGCCGGTCCAGGTGGCTCAAGAGCAGCTGCGGAGAGCAGTCGGGGTACCAGAATCCTGGCCCCGCACCAGCCGGTCGACAAGGATGAGAATGAAACGAAAGCTGGCGACGACACTGGCCATGGCGGCAGTTATCCTCGCTTCCATGGCCATGCCATCCGAGGGCGCCATCACGCCATCCCGCCTGGGTGTCTACGTCGGTCCGGGAAAAACCGATGCTGTGGACAACTCCCGGACGTGGCTCGGCCGTTCGCAGATGGACGCGACCGACTACCTGGACCCGTCCGAGAACATCAAGTGGAACCAGTACGCGACCAAGTACTGGGGTGACTGGAAGAAGGCCGGAGCCGACCGGGATTTCGTACTCGGGTTGCATCTGCTGCCCAAGGGCGGAAATTTCGCGGATGGGCTCAGCGGCAAGTACGACGACCAGTTCCGCACCCTTGCCGACCTGATGATCAAGAACGGCCTGGGCAACTCCGTCATCCGCCCCGGGTACGAGGGGAACAACAAGAACATCGGACCGTGGCAGGGAACCGACGACCCGGCAGCCTATCGGGCGATGTTCCGGAAGGTCGTCACCCTTATGCGTGCTCGCGCCGGGGCGGCTTTCCAATTCGACTACAACATGGCTGTCGGCCCCTCGGGCAAGGTCACGTCATTCGAGACGCTGTACCCCGGCGACAACTACGTCGACATAGTAGGTCTGAACATCTACGACGTGTGGTGGCAGCGCCCGGCCGCTACGCCGTCTCAGCGGTGGAACCACAGCCTCACCACCGTCATGGGGGTGAATGACTTCAAGGAATTCGCCGCCGCGCACAAGAAGCCGAAGTCGTATCCGGAATGGGGCCTGTACCAGAAGGGCGACTCCTATGCGGGGGGAGGCGACTCGCCCTACTTCATCGACCGGATGGCCGAGCTTGTCCAGGACTCGGAGTATCAGGCGTACTTCGACCACGACTGGGGCGGCGGGACGCTGGACGACTTCCCCAACGGCAAGGAGCAGTACAGGGTCCGCTTCGGCGGCTGAGGCGGCTGAGGCGGCTGACGCGGCTAAGGCCGCTCAGGCGGCTCGGGCGGCTCGGGGTCGGGTTCGTCGGCCGCGTACGGGTGGACGTACCGGCCCCTGTTGAAGGGTGTGAACCAGCTCGAGATCCCCATGGGGGCGACACCTAGGGCCTCGCCCACCTCGCTCTCGTCGATGCCGTCCAGCGAGTCGTCGTAGAGCCACTCGTGGTCCATGTCCGCGTAGACGAGAGTGGCGAAGCACTCCAGCGCCGAGGAGACGCCATCGTCGAGGAGACCAAAGGTGTCGAGCGTGACCTCGGCCTCGCGCAACAGCAGCCTGAGGGCCAACTCCTCGGCCACGCAACTCAACTGCTGGAAGCTGCCCTCCGTCAGCCGCGTCGTCAGGGCAATCGCCGTCACCAGGAAGCGCCGGGCGAAACGCGCGTCGTACTGCAGGGCGTAGCGCGGGGGCAGCTCGTCGAGTAGCCACATGGGGCGGTCGCACTCGGTGGCGTTGGAGCCCTCCCGGTCCAGCGTGTGCGCATCCTGGAACAGCTCGTCCAGGAGGACATCGGTGCCCCAGATCAGGGCTCCGGCAGCAAGCTCGGCGTCCTCGACCGAGATGCCGGAGCCGTGCTCCTCCGT from Streptomyces sp. BA2 encodes:
- a CDS encoding glycosyl hydrolase, whose protein sequence is MAMPSEGAITPSRLGVYVGPGKTDAVDNSRTWLGRSQMDATDYLDPSENIKWNQYATKYWGDWKKAGADRDFVLGLHLLPKGGNFADGLSGKYDDQFRTLADLMIKNGLGNSVIRPGYEGNNKNIGPWQGTDDPAAYRAMFRKVVTLMRARAGAAFQFDYNMAVGPSGKVTSFETLYPGDNYVDIVGLNIYDVWWQRPAATPSQRWNHSLTTVMGVNDFKEFAAAHKKPKSYPEWGLYQKGDSYAGGGDSPYFIDRMAELVQDSEYQAYFDHDWGGGTLDDFPNGKEQYRVRFGG
- a CDS encoding transcriptional regulator, with the translated sequence MASPPDLSELRRAKFARRLPAELATLAGPAHGIVSLPLHLAWSGLTEFDLDQPRLRMSCYRIVLAEGLHDDLVERLNRDLLVSLWPTLRTLISRDLRDVWESAFPELAPRTQAVA
- a CDS encoding nucleotidyl transferase AbiEii/AbiGii toxin family protein, with protein sequence MNLTALHRRLLTDVLAVGSPYPLALTGGYAVQAHGLVDRLSQDVDVATENPESMEKIAATVQSGLEERGWRVRALETDPLSARLIVSDPNSGEECEVDVLKEALWRPPVQTEYGLVLSLEDVVGTKVRALSDRGLARDLIDVRAAADRWSHPELEELGRRHARDTFDVTDLQARLAGADWIDDTEFAAYGLDEQAIAGLRRWAQEWADDIAERLLELEAPHDE
- a CDS encoding pectinesterase family protein, which encodes MEANQHERAAQHRRRRLSLRLGIPVAVAAAAGLTYGTAFGVFGEDAQPRASAASGPTAWAPDVADAADAADGFASVNALGQNGTYGGRDGKTVTVKTLADLEKYATASDPYVIVVAAAITMDPKGKEIKVASDKTIVGAGTAGHIVGGGFFLGQGVHNVIIRNLTIRDSYAGTWNDKEHDFDAIQMDGAHHVWIDHNDLRHMADGLIDSRKDTTYLTVSWNKLSNNNKTFGIGWTENTTADITIHHNWFRETEQRNPSTDNVAHAHLYNNYLQDVAGTDITSSYGNYSRGRTKMVLENSYFEGMNNPVTKDSSAAVVQRGNVFVGTSGRNESGGTAFDPKSFYAYTPDKAADVPAKVKAGAGPRTAVGTAARTASTLTVAKDGSGQYKTVQAAVNAVPTNNTSRVVVSIAPGTYRETVKIPANKPHVTLQGTGGSRKDTVIVYDNAAGTPKPDGSGTYGTSGSATVAAEADDFQARNLTIANDFDEKANQNLAGHQAVALRTAADKAFLDNMIITGDQDTLLLDTAAKNKLGRAYVRNSYIVGNTDFIFGRATAVVDRSVITLKKRWDGTSQGYITAPSTPPDRKGFLITNTTVTGDVSARSFHLGRNWHAGGDATLSPQTTFRDSTLSAAVKTTPWSDMGGFPWKNDRFAEYRNTGAGSGPASEDRPHLTATQAAGQETGDWLGTWTPTP
- a CDS encoding MarR family winged helix-turn-helix transcriptional regulator, with protein sequence MEGLRGYGERYNELSRRFAVWLGLHSTDADALLEIVIAEDRGTPLSPARLSERILLSSGATTALLNRLEAAGHIVRTREHTDRRVVTLHSRPGIRDRADEFFTPLAKRMDATMAQYPPELLERFETLLADLRTTIDVDLAERDGRAGPT